The sequence TTGGGATATTCAATGAATCAATGTGGAGCTGGTCTAGTCATAGTAGTCTAATTGATATTCCATGATTCTATAAATATGCTTGAACTGAACAAATGGCATACATATAAGTGTTAGTGGGAAATCATTGTAGAAACTTGTTAGTCATCTAGTTTTACTTCCTTAACAGTGATGCTGAAGCTTCCCTTGTCGATTGCTACTGTGCAGAGAAGTAGGTGGAGAATTAATATTGAGGCCATTAACGTATTCAATGGAGAGAGCTTGTGCATTAGAATAAAGACGAATTAGCATTATTATATTCTGAATGCAGAAACTTGAAAACGGGAGGAAGAAATAGATGCTTCAACACATACTGGGGCCGTCTGTTAAGTATTATTTAACCTCCCACTTAGTTATTCACCAAGCTCAGTAAAAATGCAATCTTTTGGTGGAAATTGCTTGAGATATCATAATTACTTCAGTAGGAACAACTCGATCCAAAATTTATTCTCTTTCCCAAGCTCATTTCTTCAGAAGTTCCCTCAGCTCATGTTCAAGGGCCTCATCTGTCAGAGACCACAAAAGATGTGTCTTTTTCATGATACCCAGAAATTTGAACCCCTTTTGTTTCAAATCACTGCTGGCCACGATAAATTTCCTATAATATTTGCACCTATTTGCGTCAATTATCATTGTTATTCAACCAGGGCTCCCTCAAGGTCTTATAGAAAAAGGATTCGCAAGAGGTTGTTGAAATCCCTAAAGCCTACTTTAGATCAAACAAAATTTCACTTGGCACTGTCCCAAATTCCACCAAGGTTCACCCCTGAAGAACTGTGCAATGTGATGACTCTTCAAAGTGACCCTTTGGTTTGTTTAGAGCTGTTTCATTGGGCATCTCAGCAGCCAAGGTTCCGGCACGATGTTTCCACTTTTCATGTCACCATAAAGAAGCTTGGTGCTGCAAAGATGTATCAAGAAATGGATGATATTGTGAACCAACTGCTTGCAGTTCCTTTGATCGGTTCAGAGGCACTGTACAACACCGTTATATATTATTTCACTGAGGCCAGGAAGCTGAGTAGAGCTGTGAATATATTTAAGCAAATGAAGAACAGTAGGAATTCAAATTCTAGGCCTTCAATTAGGACTTATAATATTCTATTTGCTGCACTTTTGGGTAGGGGTAGCAACACCTATATAAATTATGTGTATATGGAGACGATTAGAAGTTTGTTCAAGCAAATGGTGAATGACGGTGTAGAGCCAGACATATTTTCGTTAAATGCTATGCTAAAAGGTTATGTCCTTTCTCTCCATGTTAACGATGCGTTGAGGATATTCCATCAGATGGGTGTGGTTTACAATTGCCAGCCAAACTCCTTTACCTATGATTACTTGATTCATGGGTTGTGTGCTCAAGGCCGGACGAAAAATGCAGAAGAATTATGTCATGAGATGAAGATCAAGGGTTTCATCCCAAGTAGCAAATCTTACAATTCACTTGTCAATGCTTTGGCGCTTGGTGGAGAAATTGAGGAGGCAGTAAGTTATCTATGGGAGATGACCGAAAAACAGAGGTCTGCGGATTTTATTACTTATAGGACCGTGCTCGATGAGATTTGCCGACGAGGAAGTGTTCAGGAGGCAATGAGCTTATTGCGCAAGTTTCAGGATAAGGACCTTCTTGACGGGCATGCTTACAGGAAGCTTCTTTATGTGCTTGAAGATGACTATGGGAATTCTGTCAACAGAATTGATTGAGGTACAACAATCATAGATTCTTTTATCATTTAATTGTTTGGGAATTTCTCTGGTGAAGAGTGAAGTTGGTTGAAGAATGAAGATTGTAACTATATTTTTTAGAATATGCATTgcacatgtttttattttttagtatttctCTATATTGTAAAAAGAACAATCTTCCTTCTTCATTGAAAAACACTCTTCACTGTAGATATGTCCTAATTGTTGACATATCCTGTCAACCATTAGTTGTATGTATTTGTAATTTCACATGAGATGTCCCAGCTTTCATATTctcttgtatgtgtagcaggtgAACGcctaaaaaaaattgtttatagTTTTATGTATCCAAGTCTTGGAACCCCAAAAAACAATCAAACCTATGTAGAATTAtgcaaataaattattaaccataCTACATGGATATAAAAATTCAGCCACTGTATAGGAATAGATCTTTGGTGTTAGTGTAAGATATTCGATTCTGATGctgtaaaagaattttattattcTATTGTGAAACGTTTGATTAATCCGGTAGTTAGTTATTTTGTTGGAAAATGTATGaatcaacatatataaatatacatgGCGAATGATAGAGGGATTGATTTTTGGTATTTATTGAGCATTTTTATAAACAAAACAATCGAGTTTAGTTTTGATCAATAATGAATTTATCCGAAGTCTTATATTTAGATTTCAGTGTCTCTAACGAATCTTATTTATTGTATTTGTTTAGTCTCTATTACTCTCTAATGAAAAATCTTCTTAAATGGGGTGACAAAAGATACACAGGATATAATATTGAGAGAAAAATTGAGATAAAAAACTTGATGGAGATTATTAAGTCATAGGATTTGGCTAAATTAGTTATTGCTAAAATGGCTGATTTTGTCAAGATGGATTGTATTGATGATAATATTTTACTTCATCTGATTGTGGTAGGTTAGTGACTTATGATTGTCTGAGTTTGTTAGTAAAATTAAAGTGTTTTTAGAAGGTTAATTGAACTCGGttggtttttatagttttatcaaatttataattaagtctatatatatttttcaattaggtttctatattgtgtttattttataattaggtcATTTCTAGTATAATAAGTGAATTAAGAGTTAACTAAATAGTTTTCTACAAATTAAAGGTATGTAGTattacaataaaaaatttaattagatctttgatcacatgatttttagaaaaaatatttcgttaattttattatttttgacatAAAAAGAATCTAATTACAAAGTTAAAAGTAGTGTAGGaattcaattgaaaagaaaaaaagtatagagatttaattaaaaatttggtgaaactataaagactaataaagtaattaaaatttaattgaaTCACATGAAAATATAGTAAACAATAAACAACCGCATTATGAATTATAGTTCAACTAGGTATCTTTTAAAAGTGTCTTTTTATTCGGtcttttattatattaatttaaaaaaattaaaacaaacacatctaaataaatttaatgtctttttaaaattaaatacacattcaaaaaataaactaaataaaattaaaatttaaaatctcaattttaaaatttttaaataaatctatatttttttaaataaattaaataaatattttatttacggaaataaatattttaaagtttTTTACGAAAATATACTCTAtgtcttatttcgtttacagtgtaaacgaaataataTTACatgtatttcgtttacactgtaaaagaaataaaactgaaaacgtGGTGGCCGTATGACGTTTACACACGTGTTGTGTAACGAGCTTATTttgtttacaatgtaaacgaaaTATGTGTAATATTACTtcatttacattgtaaacgaAATAAGACATAAAGGTGCCTATATATAAGAGTTTCGTTCACAGCACAGAGGAGAACCTTAAACCGCATGTTTCCTGAACTTTTCTCCCCTTTTTACCCTTCTCTAATTAAATTTATGACTTACTTCAAGATTATGGCGCACGCCGATCAGCACGATATGGACATCAATAGGCTGAACGTGACGTGGCACGTTGCCGGGGCAGCCGACTTTGAGATTGGTCTTGTTCTTCGTTTAATATTTATGTTAAACATGAAATGTGTTGCCATAGTATGGGTATTTTTATAGAAGTAGTGTGAAGTAGATATTAGGAGTAGAAATATATTGTTGGGAATGGTTTGAACCACATGTTAGGCATATTTTGACATGGATTTGGTAGTTAAATATTTATTTCGGTTTGTTTACCTTTGATGTAGGTTACTAAGTTTTTTTTAATGACTTTAGTTATGGAAAAAGGGTTACAAAAAATTATTGGTAAACTTAATTATGTCCGAATATGTAGAGGTTTGTATTTAGTCAATATAAAAAtccatgaatttttaattttaagttgttaTAACTTAGATTAAGTTACTAAGTTGATGGTGTAGTCATTGttcctttattttagtaaatGTTTTTACATAATCTACATTATGAATTAGATGAAAAATGAAGgttgttatttatttaattgattaTGTTTATTTACTTTAAATTACATAGACGTTTGCTAATTTAATTACgaattttttatttagatatttttatttaaatttaattatatacacgtttattaatttagttattcaTTCAATAAGTAACCGGTTGTATTTAAATGATTTTACAATGTAGATATATTTCTAGTTATTTGTTAACTTAATTTTATAATTCAATTTAAATTATGTAAATTTTTGTTGGTAGGATTATGTAAACTGAATTTTTTATAGCTTTATAGGTTGACACACTCCTGATTTGAGTTTTTTATTGTTTACGAGATGGGTCGCCTACTTCTACCCAGGAGAGTTAGTCATAGACTCCCACCACCGCATGCCATTCTCTCCCTATTTGAGGGAGGCTGGATTTGGCAACGCTGTGGCACTGAGGGACTTCGTCTTCGATAACTCCATGATCACAGCATTTGTGAAGCGCTGGCATCCAGAGACCCATACCCTCCACATGCTGTGGGGTGAGTGCATGATCACACTGTAGGACGTCGCCTACCACCTCGGGATACGCGCTATCGGAGAGCTCGTTGGTGGGTGCTTTCGTGACTTTCATACTTGGTATGGCACTGGGGCAAGCAAAAGATACCGACGTGATGGCTCGACCGGGGTCTCCGACACaaactcctcctcatcatcatcttctgAAGAACCGCTTTCGTTGCTATCCGCAACATACTCTTCGTCTGAGTCCTCACCATCAACGTCCATATCATTCATTGGACTAGCAACGTGTATCGGTGGTGGTGCGAGAGGTGGATCATCCTATACAAACTCTGACTTCCCAGATCCACGCCGCTGACATCACCAATCTCCGTAGAAAGTTCCATCACTTATTCGGCCATGATTCTTCCATGGATGTCAAACATCAGCCGCACATGCTCGTCGCCGTGCAGTCAAAATAGACGAAACTGAAAAACTCCATTTTCCATTGGTGCTAGCAGCCTATACCCTTCAAACTCTTCAGCTCCGACAACGAAGTAACAACGCTCGGTACGCAACAAAACGAGATTCTCACACTAAAAAATGATCCCATTATCACCATTTCTCATAAGGCAATTGGAATATACACATACAACCAAATATCCACTACTACTAGACATTATGGCTAATTTGCAGAAGAAAAAGGTATAAAAGTAGTGAAATGTTTGTAAAGAATACAAATAATTGCACATCCCTTTATAGCTGTTAAAAATTTGTCAtaatatatctcgtttacattgtaaacatTATAATTTTCTACATATTTCATCTACAGTGTTTGGATAACATGTTCTCTACAAACTATGGGTGTTTTTTCCCGGCAGCCGCAATCCTTGTTGTACATATGATGATATGATTTTGTCCTTAATATTGCTACTTACAAATCATACAAGGATAATGAAAATAATTTAATGAGTTCGTTAAATATTGAATTATAGatatgataaaatattttttatatgataatcaTGTAATCAAATTATTTCTTTaagataattatattattttagtaaATGTTGGAAGTAGTTAATTTGAATGTATGACTAATATATTATTAGAAAATTATACTAATAAAATTATTAGCAATGTTTGAAATGAATATCTCATTATACGTAGTCCGTAGAGTGCTTATATATggataaaaatttaatattaattaatgatAAGGTGTTTGAAAACTTcttgaaatttaaatttataggaattaaattgaattttagtgtttaaaaaaaaaaaagatagacaGGATCCAATTCAATTTTCATTGTCTTTTCCTAAAACCAATTTTTATCAAAATAGGTATGATTTGAAATTCCATTTCATTGAAATTGAACTTAAATTATAAAATGTCTAAAATATCATTACAACttaattatttttcttatcttcctCACACACTTTCTCACACACGGTACACTCTCGGACTCTCACTCTTGGCCTCGCTCTTCACCTCCTTCCTACTCGACGCACTCTTCGCCTCTCACTCTTGGCCTCCCTCTTCACCTCCTTCCTGCTCGACGCCGTGACGTTGCTGCCATTAACTTAGCCTCCCTTTTTTTGCTACCAACTTGCGTGCCTCTTTGTCTTCTTTCTGTCACATTCCTACAAAATAAATACCAAAAATTGTTGGAATTACTAGCAGAATTGATAAAAAATTCAACAGTAATATTATTACCACCAGCAAAAATAATTTAACGGTATAAACGTTGCCGGTAATGTTTTACCGTTGGATTTTGTCTTTTCGATGCTAATTATCGTTGAAAAAATTTGACTAAACATTGAGGAATGACCAATTTAAGGGAGACGTTACcgtaaaaaaaatatgatagtaACGTTGGCGCTAATAATTGTATTTCGCATCATGATTACCGTCAGAATTTTTTGTTGCTAATTTCAacggtatttttttaatttaacttaaaaaaataaaacgaaTAACGAcaaatttatcaaatgcaaaaTTCAATGataatattttttagaatttaaaaataaataatttcatttAATAGGTATCATCATATTTATAACCTGTttgagtaaataaaaattaatgaaaacaaaatacgccattaaaataaaaaactacacTGTAATAAAGTAATCTCATCAAAAGAAAATTATACACTAATCAAACACACTAGACTCTACGGGTCCTCATAGTTATCGTCGTcgtcatcctcctcctcctcctaaaAGTCTCGCTCTTGGTCTTGATGCGATGGTGCTACTATGGGTGCTTGTGTTTCGTCAAGTGCAGATGAGAATGTGTTGCCTCCAGCACCGCTGTCCCCTGCATGCATTTGCTTGTAGTAGATATCCATCTGCTACCGCATGCGTTGTATGTTCTGCAGCTCCTCTCTAAGCCCTTGCCGCAGGGATTTTGCATCCCGAGCATCCTTCATTGCATGCGTGCAAGGAGAttcttgtaacaccctactacacaaaACCTTACGCTATAGTTATAAATTAAAGGTGGTGAAACATTACGACgcctaaaaagagaaaaaaatatatatgtatatatatattcgaaaaataatatactaggagccaaTAAAGAAAGGATAACAAAACAATAATTGCATCACACTTGAACCGTTAAAGGTAACAAGCCTAGGTACAAAAGGAGATACATAGCAAGTACTAGTCTCGACATGCGAAGAAAATGCCAGTTAGAAAGTATAATACAACTCAGAAGCATACAAAATACAATTAATTTCTCTATAAAttaacctctaagagggatatacaGTTACATATACAAAAGTGGAGAAGTAAATactaaaatacaaaataaagtcCCAAAAGACAATCATCGTTTTCCACAAGAGATCCTGCACGTTCAATGAGGTGCTTCACGTCGTATATCTGTAAAATAAACAATTTCACAACGGGGTAAGAACCCGAAGGTTCCCAGTAGGGTAATAAACAATTTCTCATTGACTTGTAACTGGCTGTGTCTGAGGTATTGTCTGTTACTATCAAACCAGGATTAATTCAGGTTATGTGAATGGCTGCCTATGTCAAATATGATCAACATGGATTACATGCTTTGTTTCGGTTCTTGGCAAATTGAAACCTTTGAATTTGTCCCCCTCTTGCTTAGTCTGCTATGTTCTACTTTTtaggtattaatttttttttaactataatTGACTAATTGTTGTTAGTTAATCTGTGAACTGTGATTTTTCATTACCGTGGTTTAGAATTGTGGATAATTTTGAATAATTGTTGCTACTTTTTAGTCATTCTGTGAACCTTGCTGTTGTTACTGGGTTgaataattttgaataattttgacGGTTGAGATTACTGGTTGGAGTGGGTTGCTGTGATATTGTAATTGAATTGTATTGTTATTAGATAATTTTGAAGCCCTGCAATTTTTCGTCCccgaaaacaaaaaagaagaggaaaataTCAAAATGCTTTTCTTCCATCTTTGTATTTCAATCTATTGGAAAGTTGAAACCAGATCAGTTTCTGTTCATAAGATTTTTGTCCCTTAGAATTTGTGATTTTCTCTTTTAATCCCCTACCCTTGTCGTTAGTTTGTCTCTATTAAATGTTGATGTGGTAGATGAAATGCAACATGTAAGGATTGGATTTCTGTCTATCACGTCAGCATTTAACAGGACCTAAGACCAATCATCTTCTGAATTTTGCAGGgactaaaaaaaattagattttataGGGACTAAAAACATATTTGACCAAATTTTAAGTTCTATTACCCTCTGAAATCTTCTGTTGATGTGAAATTGTGCTTTCTCATGAAGTCTTTAAGCTCATCACATAGTTTCTTCACAAGACCATAGCCATGCATTATAACAGCAGTGCACACCTATACTTTGGAAAGCTCTGCTTAGTTTTTGTCATTAACATTTCATCGCGCAGAACATGCTGTAAAAGCATAAAATTGACATCAGCTAATTAATTGAACAATGTTTTCAATATGATAAGGAGAAACTTGATAAGGCCTAATAGGCGATCATCAATCATACGTGAACAGTGTTTGGCCAAGaatataattttgaataattgttttttttttttgttatttgacttttgagtttgCATTTGAATCTCATCATAACATTATGGTTTATGTAGTATTTTAAAGTTGGTTGATATTTTAAAGTTtgtattagactataattatgttttaatgtgtttatttatattttatttattattttagtataaaataattttttttgattaAATTAGATCGAACCACTTAAATCAATGAACCAGTAACTAAATCGGTCATCTCGATGACCGGTTCGATTTTCTGAACTTTGAAAAAAATCAACCCATCCTGTATCCAAGAGGGTGATTTGGTCATTTGGCAGCCTTATCTATCTTCTTGCTGAAACGAAAACTGCAGAAAACAAAGCAAAGCATGAAAACATGAAGTCCCTCACAGTCACAGCCAGTGTTTTGAACCCCACAAATCAAACACCGGCCAACAAACTCCACTTCTTccactctcactctctctcatTCTCACTCTTCTTCCCACACACGTCATCAAACTTGAAATGCCACCATCAAACGCCAATCATCACAgcatgctcttcttcttcttctccgatCGAAATCGACATGGTGAAGAACAACCAAGGAATCTACACCCCTAAGCACCCCAAAGTAGTCGTCCTCTGGGACCTCGACAACAAGCCCCCACGAGGACCCCCATACGACGCCGCACGCTCCCTCACGCGCCTCGCAACTCACCTCGGCAACGTCGTCGACATCTCCGCCTACGCCAATCGCCACACATTCATCCACCTCCCGCAGTGGGTCCTACAGGATCGCCGGCAGAGAAAGCACCTCGACGTGCTGGAACGGAAGGGCCTGGTGGTGCCGTCAGAGCCCTACAGGTGTTCCGTCTGCGGGAGAAAATGTCGCACCAATCTGGATCTGAAGAAGCATTTCAGGCAGTTGCATGAACGAGAGAGGCAGAAGAAGCTTAATCGGATGAAATCCTTGAAAGGGAAGAAACGGCAGCGTTTTAAAGAGAGGTTTATTCAGGGGAATGAAAAGTATAATGAGGCTGCTAGGTCTCTCATCAGGCCCAaggtttctttcttttctttttctgttaatcatccttgtttttattttgctTGCTAAATGTTAGTGCCATGTAATGCTGTTCATTTTTATGCATTGTTCTAGA is a genomic window of Arachis ipaensis cultivar K30076 chromosome B06, Araip1.1, whole genome shotgun sequence containing:
- the LOC107605650 gene encoding uncharacterized protein LOC107605650; amino-acid sequence: MKSLTVTASVLNPTNQTPANKLHFFHSHSLSFSLFFPHTSSNLKCHHQTPIITACSSSSSPIEIDMVKNNQGIYTPKHPKVVVLWDLDNKPPRGPPYDAARSLTRLATHLGNVVDISAYANRHTFIHLPQWVLQDRRQRKHLDVLERKGLVVPSEPYRCSVCGRKCRTNLDLKKHFRQLHERERQKKLNRMKSLKGKKRQRFKERFIQGNEKYNEAARSLIRPKIGYGLASELRRAGVYVKTVEDKPQAADWALKRQMQHSMTRGIDWLVLVSDDSDFAEMLRRARERELGTVVVGDWDRALGRHADLWFPWIDVENGNVSEKDLVIENSRSRARRDGFVVEEEDDDGFFSLSRFDSGGGHGSSDLDELVDELAAARTDFTAAISEEDEDDYLLGSSEDEYIEDYDEDSDQEDDGFY
- the LOC107605649 gene encoding pentatricopeptide repeat-containing protein At2g27800, mitochondrial — translated: MQSFGGNCLRYHNYFSRNNSIQNLFSFPSSFLQKFPQLMFKGLICQRPQKMCLFHDTQKFEPLLFQITAGHDKFPIIFAPICVNYHCYSTRAPSRSYRKRIRKRLLKSLKPTLDQTKFHLALSQIPPRFTPEELCNVMTLQSDPLVCLELFHWASQQPRFRHDVSTFHVTIKKLGAAKMYQEMDDIVNQLLAVPLIGSEALYNTVIYYFTEARKLSRAVNIFKQMKNSRNSNSRPSIRTYNILFAALLGRGSNTYINYVYMETIRSLFKQMVNDGVEPDIFSLNAMLKGYVLSLHVNDALRIFHQMGVVYNCQPNSFTYDYLIHGLCAQGRTKNAEELCHEMKIKGFIPSSKSYNSLVNALALGGEIEEAVSYLWEMTEKQRSADFITYRTVLDEICRRGSVQEAMSLLRKFQDKDLLDGHAYRKLLYVLEDDYGNSVNRID